Proteins from one Bacteroidota bacterium genomic window:
- a CDS encoding PA14 domain-containing protein, with protein MASYLFPIKLLLLLCLLYPSTVAAQRNSDSNSTASKKAIVVSGELKRWHPVTFTVDGPTVDEQDVINPFADYKLEITITNGVTTLVIPGYYAADGNAGETSATSGNLWRAHFSPPETGTWDYTVSFVRGTDIAIDDTAIIDETLIDDETGSLVITDTDKTGRDFRGKGSLRYVGEAYLQFDNGDWYIKTGIDSPENILAFSDFDSTYTADGNDFVKDYVPHIQDWNAGDPTWQGGKGKGLIGAVNYLAAQGINSAFILINNIGQEGDNEALGNDDVWPFLTTKIYDRYDVSKLEQWNIVFKHMQENGIMLHFALQEIDNDKLLDNGDLGRTRKLFYRELMARFGYHNALTWNIGEELRSDRNTEEQRQSYVDFIASIDPYDHGIVGHTWPGDDEYLAVYGPLLGHSTFDGISFQIHDGQDGTGDLKVYETTKEWYNFAKGAGRKWYMTMDECCGWQTGVQPSGDEYNLDDVRVDVLWGNLMAGGSGSEWFFGDRKPIQYDLSTEDFRPFQLMWNYSRYAGEFFHNYLPFTQMEPQDDLTDDEDHLVFADPGEVYAIYLREGLSPDLDLAANVGNYRIKWYNPRTGGGLQNGTIKSVSGAGVKNLGLPPQAEEEDWVVLVENVGFSNYALADFQTTQSGSNPRTYAFDASLSQSFGGSISNYEWDFGDGAFATGSSVVHTYAQSGTYQVKVTVTDSQGNTDEALQQTIVFPVFASPVNGLMGEYYDNLTLSDTPETRLDPRINFIWGNKTPIAKVDRDSFTVRWKGHLMPDRTDTYTLRIESDDALRLWIDDNLLIDNWENTGLVESSVDVAMQAYFFHKIQIEYRENEGTSHIRFFWSSSTLAEQIIPETHFFYDASETLPVELTGFDALTNEDSVVLQWSTASETNNAGFEVERALEDGNVFERIGFVRGNGTTTEAQTYAFTDNAKFENIEYVTYRLKQIDFDGAFAYSDAIQVNLPAPAALALHKNFPNPFNPVTVIRYDVPQAGPVRLAVYDATGRQVVILVDSEVAAGRYQTHFDATNLASGVYFYRLETTRTSITNTMLLAK; from the coding sequence ATGGCATCGTATCTATTCCCCATCAAGCTTTTGTTGCTTCTGTGTCTCCTATACCCATCTACCGTAGCAGCACAGCGCAATTCAGACAGCAACAGTACTGCCTCAAAAAAGGCCATTGTAGTCAGTGGTGAACTCAAAAGGTGGCATCCTGTGACATTCACAGTAGATGGCCCAACGGTGGATGAGCAAGATGTAATAAATCCTTTTGCAGATTACAAACTTGAAATAACAATAACCAATGGGGTGACAACCCTGGTTATACCAGGCTATTATGCCGCAGATGGCAATGCCGGCGAGACCAGTGCCACTTCCGGCAATTTATGGCGCGCACATTTCTCGCCTCCTGAAACGGGCACATGGGACTATACCGTTTCTTTTGTCCGTGGCACCGATATCGCTATTGATGACACAGCCATCATAGATGAAACACTCATCGACGATGAGACAGGCAGTTTAGTTATAACAGATACAGATAAAACGGGTCGCGATTTTCGCGGCAAAGGTAGCCTCCGATATGTTGGTGAAGCATATCTACAGTTCGACAACGGCGACTGGTACATCAAAACCGGTATTGATAGCCCGGAAAACATACTCGCTTTTTCGGATTTCGACAGCACCTATACTGCGGATGGCAACGACTTTGTAAAAGACTACGTCCCGCACATCCAGGATTGGAACGCCGGCGACCCCACTTGGCAAGGCGGCAAAGGCAAAGGCCTCATTGGCGCAGTCAACTACCTTGCTGCCCAGGGCATCAACAGCGCTTTTATTCTGATCAACAACATTGGCCAGGAAGGCGACAATGAAGCATTGGGTAACGATGACGTTTGGCCGTTTCTGACTACAAAAATTTATGACCGCTACGACGTATCCAAACTCGAGCAGTGGAATATCGTATTCAAGCATATGCAGGAAAACGGTATTATGCTTCACTTTGCCCTGCAGGAAATCGACAATGACAAATTGCTCGACAATGGCGACCTGGGCCGCACGAGAAAACTGTTCTATCGAGAATTGATGGCGCGCTTCGGCTACCACAACGCCCTGACCTGGAATATAGGGGAAGAACTGCGCTCTGACCGCAACACAGAAGAACAGCGGCAATCGTATGTGGATTTCATTGCCTCTATCGACCCGTATGATCACGGGATTGTAGGTCACACCTGGCCCGGTGACGATGAGTACCTGGCCGTTTATGGCCCGCTGCTCGGGCACAGCACCTTTGATGGCATTTCCTTCCAGATCCATGACGGTCAGGATGGCACCGGTGATCTGAAAGTTTACGAAACCACCAAGGAGTGGTATAATTTCGCCAAAGGCGCCGGCAGAAAATGGTACATGACCATGGACGAGTGCTGTGGCTGGCAGACAGGCGTACAACCCTCAGGCGACGAATACAACCTCGACGACGTACGTGTTGACGTACTCTGGGGTAACCTGATGGCCGGCGGTAGTGGCTCAGAGTGGTTCTTTGGGGACCGCAAGCCTATCCAGTATGACCTCTCCACCGAAGACTTCAGACCCTTCCAGCTCATGTGGAACTACTCACGCTATGCTGGAGAATTCTTTCATAACTACCTGCCATTTACGCAGATGGAACCACAAGATGACCTCACGGACGACGAAGATCATCTTGTGTTTGCAGATCCCGGCGAAGTATACGCAATTTATCTCCGCGAGGGGCTTTCTCCTGATCTAGATCTGGCAGCAAACGTAGGTAATTACCGAATTAAGTGGTATAACCCTCGCACGGGGGGTGGCCTGCAGAATGGTACCATCAAATCAGTTAGCGGCGCCGGCGTCAAAAATCTGGGGTTGCCGCCACAGGCGGAAGAAGAAGACTGGGTGGTGCTCGTAGAAAATGTCGGCTTCAGCAACTATGCGCTGGCAGACTTCCAAACCACGCAGTCGGGCTCAAATCCACGTACCTACGCTTTCGATGCATCGCTTTCACAAAGCTTCGGCGGTTCGATTTCCAATTATGAATGGGACTTTGGCGATGGCGCATTTGCCACAGGCAGCAGCGTTGTGCATACCTATGCGCAATCAGGTACCTATCAGGTAAAAGTCACAGTAACTGATAGCCAGGGCAACACCGATGAGGCGCTCCAGCAAACCATCGTCTTCCCTGTTTTTGCCTCACCTGTTAATGGCTTGATGGGCGAATATTACGACAACCTGACGCTGTCGGATACACCTGAGACACGGCTTGATCCGCGAATCAACTTTATCTGGGGAAATAAAACACCAATAGCCAAGGTAGACCGAGACAGCTTCACCGTTCGCTGGAAAGGCCATCTTATGCCAGATCGCACAGACACGTACACGCTTCGTATCGAGTCTGATGATGCGCTCCGGCTCTGGATTGATGACAACCTGCTGATCGACAACTGGGAAAACACGGGCCTCGTGGAATCAAGTGTCGATGTAGCCATGCAGGCTTACTTCTTCCACAAAATCCAGATTGAATACCGGGAGAATGAAGGCACTTCGCACATCCGGTTTTTCTGGTCATCTTCAACGCTGGCTGAGCAAATTATCCCCGAAACGCACTTCTTCTATGATGCGTCGGAGACGCTGCCAGTAGAGTTAACCGGTTTTGATGCGCTGACAAACGAGGATTCAGTTGTCTTGCAATGGTCTACTGCATCAGAAACAAACAACGCCGGATTTGAAGTGGAGCGTGCCCTGGAAGATGGCAACGTCTTCGAGCGCATAGGTTTTGTCCGTGGTAACGGCACCACTACCGAAGCACAAACTTACGCGTTTACCGACAACGCAAAATTTGAAAACATTGAATACGTCACATACAGACTCAAACAGATCGATTTTGACGGCGCTTTTGCGTACTCAGATGCGAT